In Sparus aurata chromosome 5, fSpaAur1.1, whole genome shotgun sequence, the genomic window TGACAAAGGTGCCAAAGACTGGAAATTAATCCGAGATTTCTAGTCTGCCCACTATAATTTTGTTTCTACAAGgtataaaaatgaaacatcagGTAAAACTGGACAAGTCCTACTTTTTAGCAACCCATTTTATCTACCATTATATTTAATCTGTTATTCTTCTCTTATTTTGGATAAAGCATTGTGTCACCAACCTGTAATCATGATTACTAAAGTGATTACATAAAAGTAAACAACACCTTACACAATAATCCCTAACTTACCCTGTACTCATTGACCTGATCAGGATAAGGGAAGTGCAGCGTGGGAACAAATTGGTGGACGTACGGGCTGCTCATCGCTGAGCCGTACAGATGATTTCCCAGCATGGAGCTGACCAGCGTCTTTCCCGTCCCAGAGGAGCCATGGAAGGACAGCACCAGGGGCCGCTCGGGGTTGTTATTCTGAAGGAACCTTGCCACCTCCTCTGAAACGATGTCCTGGGCCAGATGTTGTCCATAGACATTTTTGTAGAGGTCCCACTCCAGGTCTGTTTGTCAGGAAATAAAGACACATGGCATGTTAATTCAGGGTCAACTGATATGGCTTTTTTTTCAGGGCCGATACCTATACAGAtgttattagaaatcaaggagactgaaaagtAATATTTGGGAACAGtgttcatttgcagtaaaaataaaacgctgtcaacattttcaaacaaacagtgatgaaataaacttcagtacaatttactcaagtactgttcttaagtagaattttgaggtacttgttaGGCTATTAATTGTGACTTGTTACCAAACAGATGTTGTAGGCAGGGTCTGTGCAGTATTTGATGGCTTGAGTACTCTTTGATAACCAATTTAAAAGGATCATTACCAAAAACGTGtattttatgcttttacattTGAGACCCAAAAAAtcattgtcagtttttttttttgcatctgtcAAACCTTAAGAATGAAAAATAACTTTGTCTGGACAGTCTAATACCGTAGACTAAATTGTAAATCTGGAAAAGCAGGTCAGTAACAGTAAGCTGAAAGCAATTTCACACTGCATATTAAGCAAGTTCCTCACAGTTTAGAGCTTTACAAAACAACttacaaaacaatgttttgttccaACCTCTTGCTCAGCCCTGTAAAGCCCTGCTAAACGCGGAGACGACTTCCTGTGTTTTGCTAGCTAGCATAGCCACCAAACTAGCAGAGCAGTTATTACAGTAACAACAGTATTACGTCTAAATAACACTTCTTAAGTACTGTGTAGACTGTAACATCAGTGAACCAGCCCTGCACATGtacaaaacacaccaaactaGCTAAATACACGTATCTTATTTgcctagctagctggctaacaaCACGTCACATCGGtcagttaacgttagctagccacGGTGGACTTTTATCATCTTACCTCTGATATTGGGCTTAAAATCGCAGTCACAGCTGTCTTTGAAGGTGCATAAAAGTCTCTGAATAACACCGCAAACAGGGTTAGTAAGGtacaaacacagcacagacaggATTGCCAACATTTTGGCTGCCTGCTGGCGGACAGAGAAAGCGAAGGAACCTTCTCTTGACTACAACCGGTCAGCTTGTAGTTTTTTCTAGCTAGACGGATGCGTCAAGGAACATGTAACAAAGGGACTGAAaggactacatttcccatatgGCAATCTCACATGGGGCGTAATGCTGTACACGTTGGAGGATCACAGTCCAAAAAGCACAGCTGTAGGCACAACATCTGGAAAATACTGTAGattcaaatattgttttttttaatcggTGTAGGCCTGtatttgaatttgaagtgaTTCGATTTCACTGGACTGTGTGGCAGAGTCGAATAAAGATGTTGCAGAACCATTTGAAAGAGCTGTTTTATTGGAAAATAATTAAACAGAAAAGTCCCTTTTAGACCCTTAAAAGATTTGTATTTGTAGGGAATTGTATTCTTGCATATAAATTAAGTACAGTAGAGTAGATcatagaaaatgtcatttataCAGCAAAGGGTGGTGGTAATGTGGAAATTAAGGACACGTGGTGTACATCGGCCATGATACCTAAGTAAACCCATTATTTTGTTATACATGTCTGTTGCTGTTCTGTGAGGATGCCCAGAGTCCCATCTTGTTCAAACAATCATCTTGGCTTCATGCCCTGGAAAGGAAATGGCTGAGTCTCAGCTGAGACaaacaagatgaaaacacagatgtgtgtgtgcagatgtctTCAGTCCACTTAACACCTAGTCAGCTTATGCACAGCTCATGGCCTCTTGCCatgctatctatctatctatctatctatctatctatctatctatctatctatctacacacacatacacgcttCAGCCCATCAAAGTTGTGCATTTATTTAATATTCACAACTCTACTTCACAGCATACTTCTAATGTCCACACAATGCCTTTCTTTGATACTCTGCATGGTAGAATAAACACATCTTTCACAAGCTGCATACAAATATAGAGTTTAGCCTTCAACACTCTCTTTTATCATGTTCTAACACTCCAGATAAGCTTGGTTTGACACATCATTGTCCATCATGTAAGGCATTACTGAAAGAAGCCCAAGCAGAGATTGTTTTGTGCTATGGCTGTTCCATTGGTCTGcagtgtgcgtatgtgtgaaTGGTTGAATGTTTAAATGAAGTTTGCAGTAGAACAGCACTATACAAACACAATCCATTGCGATCTCAGACCTCTTCAAATAAGTGTTGGAAAGCTGTATGGGTCAGGCATCAGGCGTGTCTCTGACAGATATACATTAACAGTTTTATCCAATAAACTGGCTTGATACTGaggtaaacatgtttattttattttcacatttcagataAATATTAGACATTAATACTGTGTAAGGTAATAGAAATGCTCAGTACCTGTGAACTGTACTTGTTGGGGTCAGGTCACTTTCAGTTCACTCACTTCACTGACATAGTGATAATCACATATGCAGTCTGAGAAAAAAGGACGTATCAACAGAAAGTGAAGTGACCCCAGCACTGATTACAGCCCCTCTAATCTCATTAAATACTCACTTCAAATGATAAAATCCTAACAATTAACACATGGTgataaacatacatacataatatgGAAATGTGGATAGtatgttattttgttattggTTGTACAATATGACATACACTTAATACAGCTCTAGATTTAGGGAAGGTCCAGCCTTCAGGCagatataaacacatttctacACAACAGACTGAGGCACAGCCTCATCTCAGGAACTATTTTCATGAACAGGTCTCAGGCTTCTTCTAACATAAAAGTGTTGGTTTTTTTCCTGCAGAACAAAACCACTGTACGACAACATAACCTGGCACAGAGTTGCATATATACACTGATATCTTCACATTTTGGTTCACTGTGGGACAGATGAAGTCCTCTGGTAAGAAACTTAAACATATTACATAAAAGATGCTGGCAGGATATAGTTAATTTCCACTGACACATTTAAATTGTTCACATCCTCAGTTAAGAATATAGAATGTGGTAAACAAGACTGTGATGAGGATGGTTAACTAGGGCGTCACCAATTATTCGAACTGAACTACCTGCCAATTATTTgtaattgcttcttttgtcttACCAACACTCAAAAagccaaagactcttcatttaccgacataaatgacaatgaaaaacagcaaatcctgacatttaagaaggtggaaccagcaaatgtttgacattttgcttgAACGATGACTAAAATATTTAATCACCTATCAAAATAGCTGACAAGTAATTGTCCTTCAAAGTGACTAATGGTCTAACTGTAAATTCTGCAGCTtcttggtttgtgttttttttgtcctccagGGTGCAGCACCGCTTCATACTTACAGTGCCTCCATCATCCTGCTGCAACCcagactcaaacacaaactcagcTTTGTGTTTCAACATTAAAGGAACTGAAATGttagaaattaaatatttagcaTGAGATCAAATTAGAAGCTAACATTCATCCTGCTGATTTGCTTTTGAACAAGAATCTGAATCCCAACAAGCTCCAGAGAACCAGGCGAAAGGTTAGTCTCACCCTCAGCTTTCATAGTCTGTTAGAAGTGGGCAGGGTTTGACCCACAAAGGCAACGACGTGTTTGAGACTAGATGCTTATCAAGTGTTTGTGGCTGGAGGCTTCCTGTTTCAAACATCCTGCTCTCCCTTTTATTGCCTTGCTCAAGTTCAACTGGAAGGTCATTGGAACTGCCAGGAGGAGCTGCTCAGTGACCAACGGACCGTCACATGTAGGGTTGAGAACACAAAAGGGTGCTCATCCTAGATATACAAAGTTACAAATCTTAAAAACAATCTGTGGTCAGCGTGGTCTGGCAGGTGGCTCCAGCTTGTTGGACAAGGCGGTCAGCACCTGGTCAAACTTGGCGTATCGCAGAGCCTGGCTTTCCGCGGCTCCCCTGCTCCCCCACAACAGCCTCATCTGGAAGTCAGTCAGGAAGAGCTCCAGGACCTCTGCTTGCTCCTGGAAACCTGCAACAGCCAATTTTTTAGTGAAAGAAAGAATAATTTAGTCcctgctgatgtttttttttttttagtttgaccccaatttttaaaatatattttctctACTGTCTTGAATAAAACTTGAAATTTTACTACTTAAAGTTGGAATAACCTTGTGACAATCAACAACATTACCTTGGAGTTTGCTCTCGGCGTTGGAGCGGTAAATGCCCCCCAGCTGTGCGATGGTCCTCGCCGCCCCCAGGTGGAACATGACCACGTCCACCCCGACTTCCACCGTCTCCCACGGCTCCGTGCCCTCACCCACCGCAATGCTCTTCTCCAGCAGAGACAGGAGGGGTAGGATGTGGGGGAAGGTTGTATTGGACAGCGGACAGCTTTCTGtcggacagacacacagacagagtcAGTGCTGTTTGTGAGGAAGTTGACCATCAGGAATCACTGACTAACCAAGTTTGATGCTGTTGTTCAGTGCTTGAAACATGCGGTAGGCCCTCTACCTCTGCCTTCGTTCAGACTCTTCATAAACGGCCTCAGAGTTTTCTCATAGAGGATGGCGCCCTCCGTGTGCCGCTGCCGTAACGCCGTCCAAGTCTGCTCCAGACGGGACACCTGAGAGgcaaaaaaacatcacaatgaaAACCTGGCAGTGACAGTTTCAGATGTAGAGGTGGGGCCAGGGTGGTGTATCTGACTGTCCCTCCCTGGAGTCCGAAGATGATAGGtagtttttcttttgcttgttAGCATGGGTGGATTACTGAGGGATGTCTGTATGAAGTGAAGGTCAACATTGCTTGGTTGAAAGGAAAGctacagagacacaaaccaaccacaaagacacaacatATATACTGTGTCTCTACTTAAGCCAGGGCTCTTAGGGGTGGAATTAACTAATTGCAGCTAAATAAATTACTATAATACATTACAGTTCCATTTTTTTgggtacttgagtattttttcAAGTCTATTATTTTACTTGTATGCATTACAGCATACAGTgtactttgttacttttaaaatcacAACTGAGCGCTGACTAGTGAAGGCGCAGGAGTTGGGGGAATTCGGACTATTGATAATGCattaaacatgaaacacaaaagaAACTAACACTCTGAGTTGTGTTTGAGAAGAATACTTTGTACTTTTCTATTTTAAAATACCAGCGGTTTTACTTGCAATGGAGTTACATATGAGAAATGTAACTGTACTCATACATGATTGATTCCTTCCTCTACAGTTATAAATATAAAGCGTTAATGATATCTGTCTTGTCAGGTCAGACTGTCAACTTTTACATACAGAGCACAGGGCACAGATCACCTTATGGGTGAGCAATCTGTACAGTTTTACACTACCAATTAAAGATAAAGACAGATAAAGTTGTGGTGGTGCAATTATATTAATGTAGGATGAGAGTGCGAATTTTTCTATGTACAGAGGGTAATGACAGGGGTTATTCTGATATTACTAAGGAAGTGATGATACTCAATATCATCACCTCGGTTTGCCCATCCTGTATTTTATGATAAccataaatcaaatcaaactgaaTTCCTGTCTGGGAGATGCATGTTTACCTGCGGCAGCTCCAAGGCCCTCATTACAGCAGCGAAGCCGAACATGTTGCCCATGGTGCTCTTGAGCTCGGCGGCGATTTGGATGATTTTGTGCAGCAGACCGGCCCTCTCCTCGGTCGTCCCGGTGCAGCCTAACACATCCACAGCCAACATGGTCGCCATGGTTTGGAACCtgcaggagggaggaaagagcgCCGGCTCAATTTTCAGTACCAAACAGCTGGTTGGACGTGGTTGTCGATTTGTGTTGAGTATTGACCATTTGTAAATCCTAACTCACCTCTCCAGCAGGTCCAGTCTCAACTGTTGGCCGTGTGGCAACGTAAGCAGCTCCATCCCAGAACTAACTCCCATCATCCTTTGCACCTCCGGAGTCACTTCTAGAATTCTGGCCACCTGGGAGACACAGGAACATGATTATTGGTCCACTTCTGGCTTCTTTAGGAAGCGACAGTTGTACAGGGGAAAAAAGCATTACTTTGCATAATTTTAACAATGATGGATTGGATTTGCATGTAaagcgcctgacagggttccaggttccattcattcacactggtggtggtaaactacaatagtagccacagctgccctggggcagactgacggaagcgtggctgccattcagcgcctacggcctctccgaccaccacctcaaacacacagcaatcacacacattcacacgaggcaaggaGGGtaaagtgtcttgcccaaggacacaacaacCATGACACAATTGGCCGGGCGGGGATCGAACCGCCGAACATAGGCCGACCCGCTCTGCCATCTGAGCCACGGTTGGCCGACTCAGTACTTTAGCACTGTATATTCTTATTTTAGCCACTTTTAACAGTACCGTGCAGTCTGCCTTGGTGATGTGTTTGGCCGCCGTCCTCGGGTCAACCTCAGCCAGCAGCTCCTTCACCCTTCGCAGGATGCCCACCTCCAAGGGCTTATTCTCCTTGGGCATCAGCAGCGACTGGTACCTGTTCGGTTTGAAAGATGAGACAGTTTCTACCACTGGCGAGGAGTACACGTTCCCCTCCTCTACCCTCAGTGGATCGATGCCCATTGACCCTTCCTCCGCCCGCAGCCTCTCCACGTAGCTCTGAGGGCCGGGGTACAGCTCCGTGTAGCAGTTCCCGCCTGCATCAGAGGATGGGGAGTCGTGGTTCAGATGAGGTTGGGGTCTGTCTTTAAACTGTCTGTGGAGGGTGCTGCTGGGAGAGGGCACTGGTCCGGAGGGATCCAAACGCCTTGGGAGGGATGGGGATGGAGCCATGCTGGGTGCCCTACTAATGCTGGGACTTCTAGTCTGTGGAGCTGGAGACAGAAGGAGATAaggaaaaggaacatttattaaCGCTTTTTACACTTATGTCAACACCAATTACTCTTTGGTGCCATCAAATGTTGAAGGTATTACTCCACTGGTTCCTACAGCAGCTCTAGATTTAATCAACtttgatggaggaggaggagcgcatTTGTTTGGGTCTATTTTCAGCGGCAGATTAATCCACACCGGGTGCTCTGGTGGGTATTGTTGTGGCAGGacggtgtttgtgtgtgtgttcatggtgcATAAAGGACACTTCAGCCAGTGTAAGGGTGCGGCTCATTGATGTAGTTTTAATATCTGGACAACAATTGAGCCGTATGGCACAGAGGTTTAAAATATATGAAGCCTTGATACACACACAAGACTTGTAAGATCAGttagttagtttagtttttgGTTTCGTCATGGAATTTACACACAGATAGAACAATATTGAATATCACCAGACTTT contains:
- the sh2d3cb gene encoding SH2 domain containing 3Cb isoform X2, with the translated sequence MCEVGDAKCRSVRAGEGERSLQNLTDSGGEYVKFSKDKFWLEPASEKLRKQLEEELKLSGTNLKSHAWYHGRIPWEVSESLVVNHGDFLIRDSQSSLGDFVLTSHWEQKTLHFVIRKTVVQSSETYTRVQYSLEDEAFESLPALVHFYVGGRAALTRWSGAQIHRPVNRTLPLSYLETAFCTAVSPPSCHKGLMNGEERVCPRSPSSLHHRGADGNREQDDRPQLTAGESSLSVTYNTPQTRSPSISRAPSMAPSPSLPRRLDPSGPVPSPSSTLHRQFKDRPQPHLNHDSPSSDAGGNCYTELYPGPQSYVERLRAEEGSMGIDPLRVEEGNVYSSPVVETVSSFKPNRYQSLLMPKENKPLEVGILRRVKELLAEVDPRTAAKHITKADCTVARILEVTPEVQRMMGVSSGMELLTLPHGQQLRLDLLERFQTMATMLAVDVLGCTGTTEERAGLLHKIIQIAAELKSTMGNMFGFAAVMRALELPQVSRLEQTWTALRQRHTEGAILYEKTLRPFMKSLNEGRESCPLSNTTFPHILPLLSLLEKSIAVGEGTEPWETVEVGVDVVMFHLGAARTIAQLGGIYRSNAESKLQGFQEQAEVLELFLTDFQMRLLWGSRGAAESQALRYAKFDQVLTALSNKLEPPARPR